The genomic stretch ATAGAGTTCCAGACAAAACATATCATAGATCGTttctaatgtttcaaaattcaaGATATATAAATAACAAGTGATTTAGTGTTTTgaataatgattaattaatatattcaagTCCTTGGATTTTATCTCTTTAGTCTTAGAAATTATAGACTTGAAACTTCAACACCTAGAAAAATAGTTTCaattgggaaactgaaagaccCTCCGATAATAAAGTCAATATATATAGGAAAgacaataaatatttgaaaagaatcttaaattttaaaaataaagatatttattcttgaatttttaactgAATTTAATGCTATGAAATCTATAAGTTTATCTCATGAGATAAAAAAGTTATGAACTTTTACTTAAATGGTTCAAGAGTTATTTGtagtctttaaattttattgttttcaaataaaataaaaaaaaactagaaggtCTTTTGCTTTCTAATGATATTAACAACAGATATATAATGATACACTTATGAatgtgaaaaattattatatcagtacgaataattttatatggaaGAAATATGTTGATTTATCAtaccttcaatatttttttattttaatgaataatcTAGAATgattcatataattttaaaaacttgataatATTGAATccaaatattttagatttgacaTATTTATTAGTCAAAAATCTCTAACCATAAGAATTTATTCTAGATATGAGAGCGACAACACTAAACCTtcttttaatgaaagaaaagatgaGGGCGTGCTATAAGAACTTGATGGGAAAAGTGAGTTTGCCCAAGACTAAAGGGGTATattaataaggtttttttttttttttaaataaggttaatagtttttttttaaggaaatatgTGGTTAGATATTCATTTTTAACATgggtttttatttaatcaaaaccTTTAGTGTATCTCTAAAAGCATAATTACACTTGCAACAAAtcaagtgttttaaaaaaatttggatattacctttgacataaaaaacttatattaaaaagatttcttaaattaataatacacTATATGATATAATAAGCAATGCTTTAatacaattaatatatttattaattagattACAACCGCATCCTCCGGCTTAGCCTATAACTAGGGAACTACCGTTAAAGTAATATAAGAATGTTtctttttaaccttttaaaattttaaattaagatgtttctttaatacaaataaagatgtttttaaagacattttaaattttttctggTTAAAAGTCTTAAATTTCTAGAaaatttgtccttttttttttctcacacaaTGTTGGGCACTGCATCCCATCTAAAACAAGGgacaatttttctttcaaaatgtaagaacaaatatttttacCTAAATTATTTGTTGTTAAATGGACCAATATTCATACTTTTACTAATGATAGTAATCTTAatttaagggtaaaattaattataattttattttaaattatctatGAATTTTCAGGAATGTATAATTAAAACCCAACAAAgacataaaatttttatttttttttaacacaaactAATCACTTTCATGTTCTTGAAAATCAcgttataagaaataaatacaCATCAACATCTCCCAGAAGTAGATGAATATATCAGTGGATCGTATCGTAATATAGCTATAAATTGTCATAGGCCATGCACGCTTATCCAAAGTTTGAGAGCTAATTCATACAAAAGACTCCCTGAATTTTTAGCCATTTATGTACATtctatttattgttttctattaaGTAACATGTGAGTTGCATATATTTCCTTgtaaacatcaaaataaatatcattaaacaTGGGTAATAAAATTAACCTCCACAAAAGTtacgataaaaatataattatttataatatgataaagTTATCATTGAGAAATTAATTATCAGCcgttcatgatttttttaatatatatttctcaaaaaaaatttataacctatatatatgatatttaacGGTTAAATCatatgtatataatatataatataagatAGGCGGTCAATTAAAATGACTATCATTTTATGAGAAGTTTGCATGCAGGTGAGGCACGTAAGCATAGGTCGAGGAGCCATCGATCGCCCATGGGCtcccaaatgtttttttttaaatcactctAGTCTCTGATTTTTAGGCATATATTCATTCTAGACCTTAATTATTagccctcaattttttttacccaaTAATCAATTCCACCCTCCCCAACTGTTTGTAGATATGTTTGCATGACAACTGAGAAGGCATACAATATATCCATAGAGGATGCATCTTTTCCCTGCAGCATAAGCAGATAATAAAGCACAGCATATATTTCATGTGGCAAATGTAGAATTACCAGCAGCTAGACAACACAACAACATGATTGGGAATTAATGCATGCACGAAGGAGTGAATATATGTTTGTGTGtacagagagggagagagatgaGGTTAATTTTGACTTCCAAATTAAGGCCTGTTCATCTATAAGAACCCACCGGATGAACCAGAAGCAAGAAATTAACGACAGAGAGAGGTGCAGAACGGAAAACTGGGGTTGGCGTAGAGATTTGACAAACACTTGAAGGGAAAGAGAGACTAATCACCATCGGTCTTACAAAATCCGATATTCCTTTCCCggcaacaacataaaaaatgttATCTATCTCTACTGTGCATAATCCCTTgctttattttgaagaaattgcCCGCACATTATACGTAGCAGTACTCATTGCAGTGCAAATTAACACGTCCCCTTTGGATTAATTTCTCCCACCACTACGATGAGTAGCAGTATATTAATTTGCCTAAATATATAGGGAGTATAGTAGTTAATAAATTATCTAGCTAGAAAGTAACTAGCAGGAGAGTAACACAAGAAAAGGGAAAGCATAAAGATTTATCAATTACTTCTGCTCCGAATCTGATCTGTCTAGCTAGTAGTTTAAGCTTttagttaatataataataattcttctTTCTAGCTAGAGGATATTTACTAGTagcgtaaattttttttttcttttttttccccctcctAATGCTCCACTTCTAACTTTTGTAACATACAATTTCTCAATCCTACCCTTTTAGTTTCCAAGATATTCTTGTGTTACCCTAACCAAATAtaggaaattttaaatttagttttcaaGTGCTTTTTTACGATGATAATTTTTGTCCATcatgttcaaataaaattatcatcattgaagaaaagcaaaagaaatacaagaaatgttaaaatttaaatatcaacaagataaattttttaacttttttttttttttatcatcgatCCAATAGTATATAATAGgtgaaatatttgaaaattcttAAAACAATATAGAAGTGGAATTGAAAAATCTTAGACTATAAACACTGAAGTGGAACATTAATGAATCTATAAGATAGTTAAAagtaacttatatatataaaaaaaacagccgACATATAGGTGCCCATTTGATAAGAATACGAAGAAAGGTGAGTTTTCTTTAATAGTCATTAGGTAGTCAAAAAGGGTGAAACTGAAACTTCTTAAACAATTATAGGGgtaatataaagaaattttaaaatataacatttgatattttaCACAAATAACAAACTTGGTGAGGAAGTTACTGGATGCAACCAGGCTGTGAtctctagagagagaaaatatacccaacgtaaaataaaaataaaaagcaatgaGAGAAGAGAGCTTGAGGGGGGCAGATTCCTTTGGTTTGCgctgagagggagagggaggtgTATATTTTGGTTTCTCTCTCACTTTGGGGGAGACTAGCTTTtgcttttttcctctctttctttttctctgccTTCGTTCACACTCACCTTTATTACGTTGCTTGCTCACCAGGTGGACAGCTGGTTCTTTTCTTGGCTGTCGTACTACGCTATATATAGCACCACCATGTTTCTTACTTCAGTTCCTTGTACCTTCTCTTTCTGCTAATTTCACTGCTCCAACCCTGTTTTCTCTTACTAATTAGTACAGCTATCATTTCACTCACCTTTCCTTTGAGTCAGGGCTTGGCCTCTTATCTTATTAGCTGGTTTTCTggggtttctttcttttttttgttcgttTTGGGAGATTGCGGCATCTTGGTTTTAGTGGTTTGGTATTTGTTGTTAGggttttactatatatatttttgtgagAGATTTGGGATAGAAGGAGCAAAAGGAGCAGCAAAGAGAGAAAGGACATGGCAGGAGGTGGAGGACCCGCGCCACCACCAAAGCAGGAAGAGCTGCAGCCACATCCTGTTAAGGATCAGCTTCCAAATATTGCTTACTGCATTACTAGCCCTCCTCCTTGGCGTCAgtctctcttttatttcttttttttttttgtatattatggaatattacatttttatatatatttagtagcCCATTGCTATGCATGTTATCACCCCATTTGATGCTTCTGTTTGCACTTCCCCTGTTTTCCTTGTTGCCACCTTTTAAATTTTCCTATTCCTGTTTATAAATCCCAAGTTTTCTTGTTCCCGTGTTGTTTTATTTGGTcattattgttctttttttcttgaatcattTTTGGGTGCTTCATGACTGGTTCAATTGTTCTGAGTGCAAAATCAGTTAATCTTTACATTCTGAGCATTGGGGtttctagttttcttttgcTTGTACTGGCATTTGCTGTagtttttatgaatttgataGAATCCATTTAATTTGTATGTTTATTCGTTTTTCTCTCcatttgtttcttgatttgatGATACTTGGGGTTGTTTCAAAAAATGCAGCTGAGGCAATACTGCTTGGCTTCCAACATTACTTGGTCATGCTTGGGACAACAGTGCTCATACCCACTACTCTTGTTCCTCAGATGGGGGGCAGAAATGTAAGCGATTCTGCTCTTTGATGTTTATTGCTTCTGTTATATCAATTACGATGTATTTGTTTCTAAATTTATGTGAATTCCTTACTGTTTTCAGGAGGAAAAGGCGAAGATGATTCAAACATTGCTATTCGTGGCTGGATTAAATACGTTTTTGCAAACATTGTTTGGTACTCGCCTGCCTGCTGTTATTGGAGGCTCCTATAGCTATTTGCCGACTACCATTTCGATTGTCTTGGCCGGTCGATACAGTGCCATTGTGGATCCTGTCGAggttaccttttatttttcccttGCGTAAATACGGCCTTACTAAACTTTGTGTACATTGAACTTGATATATATGATTCTTATTCAACTATCTTTTGTGTTGCAGAAATTTGAAAAGATAATGCGTGGAATTCAAGGTGCCCTCATTGTTGCCTCAACTCTTCAGATTGTTGTTGGCTTCAGTGGCCTTTGGAGAAATGTTGCAAGGTTTTAtaaattcttgttatttaaaatcattGCCAGTTGTTTTTTGCAGCATTCTAATTGAAGTTCACTCTGTTGAACTGCTCTCCTCTCTCATCTagttaagtttttgttttacttgatTTAGTTCTGAATTGTAATGACTTGGGCATGATATACTAACTTGATTTGCAAATAATTATCAGATTCTATAATTGGGAAAGTCACTATGGCTTGGTTATACCGAAGAAGTTTCTCACAATAACATCAATCACTTTACGTTTTGTGTTTCTCCAGGCTCTTGAGTCCATTATCTACCGTTCCTTTGGTTGCTCTATCTGGATTTGGGCTTTATGAATTTGGTTTCCCTTTAGTATGTATTTAAGCTCCGTTCCTCCTCCTTTGGTCTTGTTTAAAACTGCATCTACTACTAGTATTCATTAATGACTTCGGCTTTGGGATTTCTAGCTTGCAAAATGTGTGGAGATTGGACTACCACAGATcatctttcttttaatattcTCTCAGGTATAAATCCCTATGTGCTGTGCATTTAAGTGCATTAGAGGACTTTAATGAGAACATCAACGTTTTGGCTTACTTCTTGGAGGTTGTGTATATTTGAGTAAATAATGTTTGACTGCTTTTGCAGTATATGCCCCATTTGATACGAGGGGAGAGGGCTGTATTTGATCGGTTTGCTGTTATATTCTCTGTGGTCATTGTGTGGATCTATGCTCACCTCCTCACTGTCAGTGGGGCATATAAGAATGCAGGACCCACAACCCAAACTAGCTGCCGAACTGACCGAGCAGGAATTATAGGTGCTTCTCCTTGGTAAGGCTCTTACAGAATCTTCATTTAACCTGAACATACTTTGATGTCACATCAAAATTAACTATATGGATGAGAAACTAGGGTTTTTCCTTTAAGCGACCAATTACAGTGTTCAATTGTAATCAAAAGGATATTCGACTAATTACAGTGTTCAATTGTAATCAAAAGGATATTCCTTTAAAGTCACAGCTCTGATGAATAAAAGGTCAAAATGTAGTATAATTTTCGGTGATATTCCTTTAAAGTCACAGCTCTGATGAATAAAAGGTCAAAATGTAGTATAATTTTCGGTGCTCACCGATCCTCATAGTTGTTTGTATAATGTTGTTTGGTGTAGGATAAGAGTTCCATACCCTTTCCAATGGGGAGCTCCTACTTTTGATGCCGGAGAGGCTTTTGCAATGATGGCTACTTCATTTGTTGCACTAGTAGAGGTTGGTTGCTTTTGGCTATGACTCAGATGCATTACTAAATATGAATTGGTGCCTTCTCCATTTAGTGTTCCAAATTTCTTTCATTCCTCAGCTCATGCTTATGGAATCGAACCCAACAAATTTTGAAGCAGGCAGTTTCTCttctatttaataattaaattgccTCAAATATGTTATTTCCCCCCGCATGTATTACAAATTTTGGAATCACCTTATCTCTGGCTCTTGTTCAACACTTGGAGAAAACCTCtgtttaacttgagttttttactCCGTGAAATGTTTAACTTGACGACGACACCTTGTTAGGACTTGATAGCTTTTCTTGATTCATTATCTATGAAATTTACTTGCTCATTTTCCACTTTCCGTGGTCAAATAGTCAACCCGTAACTTCATTGCTGTATCTTGATTCATAATATGTGAAATTTACTCGCTCATTTTTCACTGTGTTCAAACAGTCCACTGGTGCCTTCATTGCTGTATCTAGGTATGCAAGTGCAACTCCAGTTCCACCTTCCATACTTAGCCGTGGTGTTGGTTGGCAGGTATAGCTTTTATGTTTTGCTATAAACTTTGCAGTGTACTTGTTTCACACGTACACAAACAGAAAATATAGAGGGTGCAGTTCTCTTTTAATCAAATTTCTATAGATAGTCAATCAAGCTCAAATTTTTACGTGCCCTTGCATATTTTGAACGTACTATATACAAGTTGAAACTAAATGATATGACAGAATGATACGATCTCACTGAATTTTCCATGGCTGAAGCTGGACACCCTTTGTAACTGCAACCTGATTGGTTGGCTGAGTGATTTTCCGAAGtgttttaacccttttttttttatttatctctttCATGTTGATCTCAGGGAGTTGGAATTCTCTTTTCCGGAATATTTGGAACTGGGAGTGGATCATCAGTATCTGTGTAAGATTCACGCGTagaatcctccttttctttgaACTGAAAAAGCTTTTTAATCTCCCACCAAATTTGGTCCTTTTCTATTTCACCCTTATACTGGAATCAGAAACTTGCTTCGGTTAACTGCAGTGAAAATGCTGGATTGTTGGCATTGACACGTGTTGGCAGTCGAAGGGTTGTTCAAATATCAGCAGGgttcatgattttcttttccattcttGGTGAGTGAATCATgtaactctctctctccattAAAAAGTACAATACTGCTTACTTGCTTTTCCCCGCAGGAAAATTTGGAGCTGTTTTTGCTTCAATTCCAGCTCCAATTATTGCAGCTTTATATTGCCTTTTCTTTGCCTACGTTGGTATGTCCTATTGAATTTTTTGAGTTCTTACCATATAATCCAGTTCAAGGCCAAGAAATCACAGTCCTTTCATCATATGAACAGGTTCAGCAGGTCTCAGTATCCTCCAGTTCTGCAACCTAAACAGCTTCAAAACTAAGTTTATTCTTGGGTTCTCTGTTTTCATGGGCCTTTCAATACCACAATACTTCAATGAGTACACAGCAATTCATGGTTATGGCCCCGTCCACACTGGTGCAAGATGGGTAACTGCTTATGACTCTCTCCCTCTTATCAGATTTTTTGACCAATTTTGTCCCGTTCATCGACGAGGAAGCTCATGATATTGTATCTTCTGACAGTTCAATGACATGATCAACGTGCCATTCTCGTCAGAACCTTTTGTTGCTGGCTTCTTGGCAATGTTCTTGGATGTCACATTGCATAAAAAAGACACGGTAACCAGGAAGGACAGAGGGATGCACTGGTGGGACAGGTTCCGGTCATTCAAGACAGACACAAGAAGTGAAGAATTTTATTCTCTGCCTTTCAATCTCAACAAGTTCTTCCCGTCAGTGTGATCTTCCGACATCTAATTTTGAACTTATATTTGTGGCTCTCATGCCCTCGTATGTCTCGTTTTGGGCACTACACTACAAGACGAACCTTTTCTCCTCATCTCAGATCAACAAAACAAGTAAACTTCAGTGGTATAAATGCATGtataattattgtttaattctttACTTTTCTTCTAGCTGTCATGTTTCTTCTTAGATCTCAAATTGTTGAAGTAGAGCTTGGTTAGCATTGAGACAGTTTGGCTGGCATGTttcgtttttaatttttttttttaaaaaaatcatttttacaaTTCAACCACTGAcataaccaaaataaataaattggataTAATTTCATTGGAACCACGAAGTATCTAACCCTCCATTGGATTTtggataatttgaaaaaaggTCAAAAACTTGTTAGGTCAATAAATATACATGTGATCAACACATCAACAATTTAATGATTATGTAAGCATGTACTCAACAATATCTAATAAAAacacttgattaaaaaaattaaaagttcacacatttaaataataaaaatataaactgatatactcgaaaaaaaattaaagaggtaTACATaccaaaaatatcattaaccacgttttgatgcattttgagaaaaaaattgaaagatggtTTTGCATGATGGCCGGCAAGCTATGAAAATCAGAACAGAAGCCCAACCTGAACGACGCGTCAAAGCTTCTCTGCTTGATGATCTGGGagccttcttttccttttttgatgCTGCAATTGGGCCGGACTGTGTGCTAATCTGCAACATGGACTAAGTGCTAGGCCCATCTCGAACTGTTGCCTTTCTTTCtctcattatattatttttttaatgaattcatTCCTATTTTCTTTCTGAAAATTATACCAAGTCATGtaaatatttacatatattttcttctctgcgttctcatgatttttttttttataatttcagaGCACACAATGTTATAAACAttgttatttgaaattaatttaaaattcactttctttttattttggataaacATATACTCATAGCTAAATTTGATACTGAAACATCATAATTCCTAactttaataatgttttatacTAAAAATCCATaccataatataaatatatatataaacttatttttataattattataaacaatTTAGGCTTGGTGATTCGTAATGAGTAAtaaaaaactttgacaaaaatctcaatttcaaaataaatgaagtcGGTTTTTATGAGTCATGTTATATCATCAAGTTATAGATCCGCCGTTAGATTTTAAACCCTTCAATACCACTATCCATACCATGTTGTACTTAAATGGTtttcttatactttttttttttgggtaggaATTTTATGTTTATACCACATAATTGGAGAACTCCTCAACTTCAGTCACCCTCTATTCGATTCTATGTTGCCTCTCCATTCTTTAGGAGGAAggaatctaaatatttttaggaGAACTAGACTTCGGCACACAACTCCATCCTAATTCCTAAGTATCTAACCTCTTTTCCATTTAGGAGAACTAAACTCGGTGCATGTTCTTCGTCGTCCTGCTTCCACCGAGCTTTGAAATCCTTACTTTTAAGGGTACTCTTCCATGGCTTATCTTGTCGAGTCACTCACTCATTTCATCGACTAAAACCACATCATTGACAAAAAGCACACATCACGGTGCTTCGTGCCTGTTTGCCATTGGTTAGCTCACTCACAACTAGGCCAAGACAGATCCTTAATGCCACTGCAATGTTCCCGAGACACTTCCAAGCTTCAATAAAGGATACCCTCCGGCCACATATTTTTCCTATTCCCATCTTCTTCAAAGCCTCATTGACTTTAGGAGACCTAATTCTACTGGTGTAGCTGAGGTCCCCATCCTCCTACGGAATCCTAAGGTTCCCAAAGTCATTTGATGAGTGGAATCGAATAGTTGATCAAAATAGCTCTGCCAAATCTCTTTGATCTCGGTGTCTCTCCTGTAAagaattttgaaatcaaccctTAACGCACGCCACTTTATTAGGTTCAAGTCTCTACCGCCCCGTTACTTTAGCTGATGTAGATACCCAGTTTTCAACTTTGAGGTACAATCACTCATACAGCACCTTTATTTGTTCATTGATCATTGCGTTTATTTGGCAAAACTTAAGACAGATAGGAGCGTGTATAGCATCCTCGGTGCCATGTTTGatgagaaaatgaagaaaaaagctGTCCGAACTGGAAATAATCTTTACTGTTCATGTTTCAT from Populus alba chromosome 8, ASM523922v2, whole genome shotgun sequence encodes the following:
- the LOC118055231 gene encoding nucleobase-ascorbate transporter 6 yields the protein MAGGGGPAPPPKQEELQPHPVKDQLPNIAYCITSPPPWPEAILLGFQHYLVMLGTTVLIPTTLVPQMGGRNEEKAKMIQTLLFVAGLNTFLQTLFGTRLPAVIGGSYSYLPTTISIVLAGRYSAIVDPVEKFEKIMRGIQGALIVASTLQIVVGFSGLWRNVARLLSPLSTVPLVALSGFGLYEFGFPLLAKCVEIGLPQIIFLLIFSQYMPHLIRGERAVFDRFAVIFSVVIVWIYAHLLTVSGAYKNAGPTTQTSCRTDRAGIIGASPWIRVPYPFQWGAPTFDAGEAFAMMATSFVALVESTGAFIAVSRYASATPVPPSILSRGVGWQGVGILFSGIFGTGSGSSVSVENAGLLALTRVGSRRVVQISAGFMIFFSILGKFGAVFASIPAPIIAALYCLFFAYVGSAGLSILQFCNLNSFKTKFILGFSVFMGLSIPQYFNEYTAIHGYGPVHTGARWFNDMINVPFSSEPFVAGFLAMFLDVTLHKKDTVTRKDRGMHWWDRFRSFKTDTRSEEFYSLPFNLNKFFPSV